Below is a genomic region from Acidobacteriota bacterium.
TGCCCTCAATCTCTCTCTTCTATGGATAAGGTAAACCTTATCTACATACTTGGTGAGAAATATCGCCTCGCTGACCGCCGCATCCCCTCCGCCGACAACCGCTACCTTCTTGCCCGTATAAAGGGGACCATCACAAACGGCACAATAGGAAACCCCTTTTCCTTCAAACTCCTTCTCGCCAGGCACGTTTAGCTTGGCTGGTTCGCCACCGGCACAGATAATAACTACCGGTGCGCTATAGGTACCACCACTGGTGCGAACAAACTTCATTCCCTCTTCGGACCAAATCTCCTTCGCCTCTTCAAACGCTATCTCAAGTCCAGCAGAACGGGCTTGCTTCTCCATCTTCTGAGCAAGTTCAAATCCGGTTATCTTCTCAAAGCCAGGATAGTTTTCTATGACATCGGTGTTCAATATCTGCCCTCCGGGCATCTTCCTTTCGAAAAGAATAGTCTTAACATTGGCTCGCGAAGTATACATCCCTGCAGTAAGACCTG
It encodes:
- the trxB gene encoding thioredoxin-disulfide reductase — its product is MITKDYQVIIVGGGPAGLTAGMYTSRANVKTILFERKMPGGQILNTDVIENYPGFEKITGFELAQKMEKQARSAGLEIAFEEAKEIWSEEGMKFVRTSGGTYSAPVVIICAGGEPAKLNVPGEKEFEGKGVSYCAVCDGPLYTGKKVAVVGGGDAAVSEAIFLTKYVDKVYLIHRRERLRALLHLQKRALSNEKIEVIWNSVVRRIEGDDTVHNIVLENRKTGEEKSLAIDGLFIYIGFRPNSGIFRDKIETDEAGYLITNEKMETSIPGIFAAGDVRAQLVRQITNAVGDATTAAVAAENYLLEEGWL